A DNA window from Campylobacter anatolicus contains the following coding sequences:
- the cysK gene encoding cysteine synthase A, producing the protein MVYDNIAKTIGGTPIVKLKAQNDEAEIYAKLEFFNPGGSVKDRIALNMIVSMQADGILKDGDTIVEPTSGNTGIGIAMVAASLGYKVILCMPESMSIERRKILTAYGAQLELTEAAKGMKGAIARATEIATQPNHIMLSQFENKYNPQAHEKTTAVEIMTDFAQLDAFIAGVGTGGTISGVAKILKSKGYTTKFIAVEPETSPVLSGGNPAPHKIQGIGAGFIPNTMDMSIVDSIEKVSNDDAMAAARIVAKSEGILLGVSGGAAYVAARRIAKALGAGKKVLFIAPDNGERYLSTDLYGVQ; encoded by the coding sequence ATGGTTTATGACAACATCGCTAAAACCATTGGTGGCACACCCATCGTAAAGCTAAAAGCACAAAACGATGAGGCTGAAATTTATGCTAAACTTGAATTTTTTAACCCTGGAGGCTCTGTAAAAGATCGTATTGCACTAAATATGATTGTAAGTATGCAAGCTGACGGTATATTAAAAGATGGAGACACTATCGTTGAACCAACTAGTGGCAATACAGGCATCGGTATTGCGATGGTCGCAGCATCTTTGGGTTATAAAGTTATCCTTTGTATGCCTGAGAGTATGAGTATCGAAAGGCGTAAAATTTTAACAGCTTATGGAGCACAGCTTGAGCTAACTGAAGCTGCTAAAGGCATGAAAGGTGCGATAGCTAGGGCTACCGAGATCGCCACACAGCCAAATCACATAATGCTAAGTCAGTTTGAAAATAAGTATAATCCACAAGCACACGAAAAAACTACAGCAGTTGAGATAATGACCGATTTTGCTCAGCTTGACGCATTTATCGCTGGTGTCGGTACTGGTGGCACTATAAGTGGTGTAGCAAAAATACTAAAATCAAAAGGCTATACAACTAAATTTATAGCTGTAGAGCCAGAAACATCACCTGTATTAAGCGGTGGAAACCCAGCCCCGCATAAGATACAAGGCATAGGAGCTGGTTTTATACCAAATACAATGGATATGAGTATAGTTGATAGTATTGAAAAAGTCAGTAATGATGACGCTATGGCTGCTGCACGTATAGTAGCAAAGAGTGAAGGCATACTGCTTGGTGTGAGCGGTGGAGCTGCGTATGTGGCTGCTCGCCGTATAGCAAAAGCACTTGGTGCTGGCAAGAAGGTGCTATTTATCGCTCCTGATAATGGCGAAAGATATCTAAGTACTGATCTTTACGGAGTACAATAA
- a CDS encoding endonuclease III domain-containing protein yields MNSTEIFLTLLNSKNRDNLDELKWPNENTFEVVVGAILVQNTNWKNVEKALINLKNADKISLDKILSISVQSLAGLIKPSGFYNTKAKRLNTLCVAMQREFGDFESFRESVSREWLLGIKGIGAETCDTILAYACSRPAMIVDAYALRILSFLGYEFGSYDEAAEWLSSLEYDKIYQILGDNYNETEIFKLYHALILEFCKEHFKGKNLDDSGKMILSTIS; encoded by the coding sequence ATGAACTCAACTGAGATATTTTTGACGCTACTAAACTCAAAAAATCGTGATAATTTAGATGAGTTAAAATGGCCAAACGAAAATACTTTTGAGGTCGTAGTTGGAGCCATTTTGGTGCAAAATACTAATTGGAAAAATGTAGAAAAAGCTTTAATAAATTTGAAAAATGCTGATAAAATTAGTTTAGATAAAATTTTAAGTATATCTGTGCAAAGCTTAGCTGGACTTATAAAGCCAAGCGGATTTTATAATACAAAAGCTAAACGGCTAAATACACTTTGTGTAGCTATGCAACGAGAGTTTGGCGACTTTGAAAGTTTTCGTGAGAGTGTAAGCCGTGAATGGTTGCTTGGTATAAAAGGTATAGGAGCTGAGACGTGCGATACTATACTTGCCTATGCTTGTAGTAGACCTGCAATGATAGTTGATGCTTATGCATTGCGGATTTTGAGCTTTTTGGGGTATGAGTTTGGGAGTTATGACGAAGCTGCAGAGTGGCTTAGTTCGCTTGAATATGATAAAATTTATCAAATTTTGGGTGATAATTACAATGAAACAGAGATATTTAAACTATATCACGCGTTGATTTTAGAATTTTGCAAAGAGCATTTCAAAGGTAAAAACCTAGATGATAGTGGCAAAATGATACTTAGTACAATTTCTTAG
- the epsC gene encoding serine O-acetyltransferase EpsC: MVWWENLKELVSVVREKDPSVKNCCFWAIVINTPGIHAVFFHKVSHLLYKRGHFFIARFISQIGRFLTGIEIHPGAKIGRRFFIDHGMGVVIGETAEIGDDVMLYHQVTLGGTGKECGKRHPTIKNGVTISAGAKVLGAITIGENAKIGANSVVLKNVPDNATVVGIPARVVRVSGTKFEPEYII, from the coding sequence ATGGTTTGGTGGGAAAATTTAAAGGAGCTTGTTAGCGTTGTTCGTGAAAAAGATCCATCAGTAAAGAACTGTTGCTTTTGGGCGATTGTGATAAATACGCCCGGAATTCATGCAGTATTTTTTCATAAAGTTTCCCACCTATTATACAAACGTGGACACTTTTTTATCGCACGTTTTATATCGCAGATTGGTAGGTTTTTAACCGGTATCGAGATACACCCTGGTGCAAAAATCGGTAGGAGATTTTTCATTGATCATGGAATGGGTGTAGTTATCGGTGAGACAGCTGAGATAGGTGACGATGTAATGCTTTATCATCAAGTAACGCTTGGGGGAACTGGCAAAGAGTGTGGCAAACGTCATCCTACTATAAAAAATGGCGTAACTATATCAGCTGGTGCGAAGGTGCTCGGTGCTATAACGATAGGCGAAAATGCTAAAATAGGTGCGAACTCAGTTGTACTAAAAAATGTTCCAGACAATGCAACTGTTGTTGGCATACCAGCACGGGTAGTGCGTGTGAGTGGGACAAAATTTGAACCTGAATATATAATATAA
- a CDS encoding potassium channel family protein, which translates to MSLLSRLKQFLNFSSSYKPDISLDTELYEQLKPFRYPIIAVVLLLLFGTLGYVYIDNFSLIDAFYQAGMTFTTVGFTEVAPITPKGRIFTITFILIGFIIFTFSIGIVVEVLKRGSLISILKERSMLYKIARLKNHFVICYHNLYTIELSAQFRENHIPFVVVDDREDLAEIAQKFKYPYFIKAQPHTQIAFLKTHLSSAKGLITLSDNIADNIALIASVRLYEKEIQRRKPYHIITNSDSEDNTQRLKKLGADSVVSPSRLVAQRLSAMSVRPDMENLLEQFLYKKNSPIDIEEILVPDYSWVRFKRLKETRLRNITNADVVGIRDINNKFIAMPNGETLIGTGTKLLVIGTVEGIRLTKRVIKSKHKPEEFKYV; encoded by the coding sequence ATGTCTTTATTATCAAGACTTAAACAATTCCTCAATTTCTCAAGCTCTTACAAGCCAGACATCAGCTTAGACACTGAGCTCTACGAACAACTAAAACCTTTTAGATATCCAATCATTGCAGTTGTTTTGCTCCTTCTTTTTGGAACACTAGGATACGTCTATATCGACAACTTCTCACTAATAGACGCCTTTTATCAGGCTGGCATGACATTTACAACAGTTGGTTTTACTGAAGTCGCACCAATAACACCAAAGGGGCGAATATTTACTATCACGTTTATATTGATAGGCTTTATCATATTTACATTTTCCATTGGTATTGTCGTAGAGGTCTTAAAACGTGGCTCACTAATAAGCATTTTAAAGGAAAGAAGTATGCTTTATAAAATTGCAAGGCTAAAAAATCATTTTGTGATATGCTATCACAACCTTTACACAATTGAACTTAGTGCACAATTTCGTGAAAATCATATACCATTTGTCGTCGTTGACGATCGTGAAGATCTAGCTGAGATCGCACAAAAATTTAAATATCCATACTTTATAAAGGCTCAACCACACACCCAAATAGCATTTTTAAAAACACATCTTTCAAGTGCGAAAGGACTTATAACACTTAGTGATAATATAGCTGATAATATAGCCCTCATCGCATCTGTGCGTCTATATGAAAAAGAGATCCAAAGACGTAAGCCATATCATATCATCACAAACTCAGATAGTGAAGACAATACGCAAAGACTTAAAAAACTTGGTGCCGATAGCGTAGTAAGTCCATCTCGTCTCGTCGCTCAACGCCTAAGTGCTATGAGCGTGCGTCCAGATATGGAAAACTTACTTGAACAATTTTTGTATAAGAAAAACTCGCCTATAGATATAGAAGAAATTTTAGTACCTGATTATTCGTGGGTGCGATTTAAACGACTTAAAGAGACTAGGTTACGAAATATCACAAATGCTGATGTCGTTGGGATACGCGACATAAATAACAAATTTATTGCTATGCCAAATGGCGAGACACTCATCGGTACCGGCACAAAGCTACTAGTGATAGGCACTGTCGAGGGCATACGATTAACAAAACGCGTGATAAAAAGTAAACACAAACCAGAAGAATTTAAATATGTTTAA